Genomic window (Psilocybe cubensis strain MGC-MH-2018 chromosome 1, whole genome shotgun sequence):
TACAAAGGTATATGGCTTACTTGTCATAAATGGGTCCGAGTAAGTCAAGTCCGGGCCTGATCTCAAGTTCTGGTTTGTCTGTTTCTACGATAGTACTGACAATAGCGACGTAGATGTCCTTAGCACAAACATTATGGGTGGAGGAGACCATTGCGATGTAAATGTCTAAATTACCATCAGCAGCAGTAACACACAAATGAAGATAGCTTCTGACCGTTTCGACGTCCAACTTGGTTTTGCGGGATGATGATCTGACAGCTGTCGGAATCCTCCGTCCCTGGGATTGGGTGCTTGAGGAAGCAAATAGCTCTAACAACCTTGCCCTCTTCAACAACCCTTACTTTGCCACCATCACCGCCATTGCCCCCAAAGTAGCTGGGGTCACCAATGACTTGTTTGGCTTTTACAGTTTCACCACCGCTGGTCACGCCAACAAATTTACCATCGGCGTCAGTGACAATGGCATCAATGGGCTTGTCCAACATGTAGGTACCGCCATATATAGCACTCAATCGGGCAAATGATTGGGGAAGCTCTCCAAGACCGTACAGAGGATAGATGTATGGTGATTTCCCATACCTAGCCATGGAGGAGGTATAGAGAATGATACGGTCGTAGGTTGCACGGGCAGGTTTTGTGATATAGCTATTGAGGGTAAGCACACATGTCAACGTACTACGAAGAGTGGTACGTACTCGTCATCCAGGTAAAGTGCCATAGCATGCCCAATGAAGTCTTGAGTTCCCGGTTCAAGTCCAAATTTCTCGTAGACAGTTTTCATACTGTCTCTATCAAGGTTGATACCTATTTCACTGGTTAaaaaaggggaaagaaatatTGATTCCCTCTATGCACCT
Coding sequences:
- a CDS encoding Rab GDP dissociation inhibitor alpha — translated: MDEEYDVIVLGTGLTECILSGLLSVEGKKVLHMDRNDYYGGDSASLNLTQLYRKFRPNQTPPTELGRDRDYAVDLVPKFIIASGELTKILVHTDVTRYLEFKQIAGSFVYRDGKISKVPSTEMEAVRSPLMGLFEKRRAKKFFEFLQGWRDADPATHQGINLDRDSMKTVYEKFGLEPGTQDFIGHAMALYLDDDYITKPARATYDRIILYTSSMARYGKSPYIYPLYGLGELPQSFARLSAIYGGTYMLDKPIDAIVTDADGKFVGVTSGGETVKAKQVIGDPSYFGGNGGDGGKVRVVEEGKVVRAICFLKHPIPGTEDSDSCQIIIPQNQVGRRNDIYIAMVSSTHNVCAKDIYVAIVSTIVETDKPELEIRPGLDLLGPIYDKFVDITPLYTPTSSGQTDNIFITRSYDATSHFETVVEDVQDVWKRVTGSDLVLKKRDVEVQG